The following are encoded together in the Plasmodium berghei ANKA genome assembly, contig: PbANKA_00_1, whole genome shotgun sequence genome:
- a CDS encoding BIR protein — translation MDDALCQNFDVLMKYLPAELGGTANFEFKQITNFDKYCPNGDCNTNLEKITIGFLWLLEQCFSTPINKNHNENNTNAYFIYVVLWLSYKLNQITGQNFTKINDFYTNQVNNSGKYSKFISDSNRYTNIKEFIEKQKDLLNINIEDLSKFYDASKLICSMYGNYAMNNNNKLSNNATSFVNTYTELNNNYNTKGTAYSQILSALSTDYNNLKNKCSNIPTLSEINTSKNTVETSDQSPEQSVQILEHISEVTSSSSSIGNKLFTVLSIFGAIAFFLGISYKYSLFGRRKRSQKQYLREKIKNIKKRMNH, via the exons ATGGATGATGCTCTA TGTCAAAACTTTGATGTTTTGATGAAGTATTTACCTGCTGAATTAGGCGGAACCGCaaattttgaatttaaacaaattacAAATTTCGATAAGTACTGCCCTAATGGAGACTGCAATACTAATCTcgaaaaaattacaattgGATTTTTATGGTTACTTGAACAATGTTTTTCTACAcccataaataaaaatcataatgaaaacaatactaatgcatattttatatatgttgtATTATGGTTAAGTTACAaattaaatcaaataaCAGGCCAAAATTTCACTAAAATAAACGATTTTTATACTAATCAAGTAAATAATAGTGGTAAATATAGTAAATTTATAAGTGATTCCAATagatatacaaatattaagGAATTCATAGAGAAACAAAAAGATTTGTtgaatattaatattgaagatctttctaaattttatgatgCATCCAAATTAATATGTAGTATGTATGGTAATTATGcaatgaataataataacaaactGTCAAATAATGCTACTAGTTTTGTTAACACATATACAGAGCTTAACAATAACTATAATACTAAAGGTACCGCATATAGTCAAATACTGTCTGCCTTATCAActgattataataatttaaaaaataaatgtagcAATATTCCAACCCTTTCAGAGATAAACACATCAAAAAATACTGTAGAAACTTCTGATCAAAGTCCTGAACAAAGTGTACAAATATTAGAACATATTTCTGAAGTTACATCATCAAGTTCGTCGATAggaaacaaattatttacagTTTTATCGATATTTGGTGCAatagcattttttttaggaaTTTCTTATaag tattcGTTATTTGGACGTCGGAAACGATCtcaaaaacaatatttaagagaaaaaataaaaaatataaagaagagaatgaatcattaa
- a CDS encoding BIR protein, protein MNKDVCSNFLYLTTNLKYDSSNKNYQIINGDHLKKHCDNENCGSDLEKISAGCLYFFNEFFGSSSVFESVAKNNINIVDYIIIWLSYMLNLKENEGSESLTYFNNIYINNDKYKNSITYIKDYNNYKDLIDKNHDLTKVDIKDISKFYDAFKTLCEMYTAFDEDTSNCTKCSEKANQFVQKYKELNNNKGSSYNKILSTLSTDYNNLKNKCSNIASFPEINTSTNIEKSPEQASVQNSAQTSEVTSLSSSIGNKLIPVLSIFGAIAFFLGIGYKYSLFKSRKRSRKQHLRERPKK, encoded by the exons ATGAATAAGGATGTg TGTAGTAACTTCCTTTATCTAACGAcgaatttaaaatatgattcgagtaataaaaactatcaaattattaatgGTGATCATTTGAAAAAGCATTGTGATAACGAAAATTGTGGGAGTGATCTCGAAAAAATTAGTGCTggatgtttatatttttttaatgaattcTTTGGGAGTTCTTCTGTGTTTGAGTCGGttgcaaaaaataacatcAATATTGTTGATTACATTATAATATGGTTAAGTTATATGTTAAACCTAAAGGAAAATGAAGGAAGCGAAAGTCTAacttattttaataatatatatataaataatgataagtATAAAAATTCTATAACTTATATTAAggattataataattataaggATCTTATAGATAAAAATCATGATTTGACGAAAGTGGATATTAAAGATATatctaaattttatgatgCATTTAAAACATTATGTGAAATGTATACTGCATTTGATGAGGACACGTCAAATTGCACAAAATGTTCGGAAAAAGCTAATCAATTtgttcaaaaatataaagaacttaataataataaaggcAGTTcctataataaaatattgtcTACATTATCAActgattataataatttaaaaaataaatgtagcAATATTGCATCTTTTCCAGAGATAAACACATCAacaaatattgaaaaaagtCCTGAACAAGCTTCTGTACAAAATTCTGCACAAACATCTGAAGTTACATCATTAAGTTCGTCGATAGGAAACAAATTAATTCCAGTTTTATCGATATTTGGTGCAatagcattttttttaggaaTTGGATATaag tattcattatttaagtCTCGAAAACGATCTCGAAAACAGCATTTAAGAGAAAGgccaaaaaaataa